GCGACCTTCGTGGTCGTCGACAACGACGGGGGCGGGATCTTCTCGTTCCTCCCGTACGCGCGGCTCGTGCCGCCGACGGTCTTCGAGCAGGTGCTCGGCACGCCGCCGGGCGTGGACGTCGCCGACGTCGCGGTCGCGCACGGCGTGGCCGTCGAGGAGGTCGAGAAGGCCTCGGGGCTCGTCCCCGCGCTCGCGCGGGCGATGGCGGCCGGCGGCGTGCGGGCGATCCGAGTTCGGACCGACCGGCGGACGAACGTCCGGCGTCACGAGGAGGTGTGGGCCGCGGTCGCGGCGGCGCGGCGCGACGGCGGCCCGTCGTGACCCGGTGCGCGGCCCCCGTCGTCAGGGGGCGACGAGCGCGCGGAGCATCGGCTCGAGCTTGACCTGGGTCTCGGCCCACTCCGCGTCCGGGTCCGAGCCGGCCACGATGCCGGCGCCGGCGCGGAGCACCGCCGTGGCGCCGTCGATCTCGGCCCCCCGGAGCGCGACGGCCCACTCGCCGTCGCCGCGCGCGTCGACCCAACCGACCGGCCCCGCGTAGCGACCCCGAGGCGCGTCCTCGAGCGCGGCGATGGCGCGCAGCGCGCCGTCGCGCGGGGTGCCGGCGACGGCCGCGGTGGGGTGGAGGCGGCGGGCCACCGCCAGCGCGGACGGCGAGGGCGGGCGCAGCCGGCCGCGGACCGGGGTGGCGAGGTGCACCACCGACGAGAAGGCGAGGCTCGTCGGCGCCGGGGCCACCTCGAGGTCGTCGCAGAGCGACGACAGGGCGCCGACGACGCCGTCGACCACGAGGCGGTGCTCGTGGGCGTCCTTCCCCGAGACGCGCAGG
This genomic window from Acidimicrobiia bacterium contains:
- a CDS encoding 2-succinyl-5-enolpyruvyl-6-hydroxy-3-cyclohexene-1-carboxylic-acid synthase; the protein is ATFVVVDNDGGGIFSFLPYARLVPPTVFEQVLGTPPGVDVADVAVAHGVAVEEVEKASGLVPALARAMAAGGVRAIRVRTDRRTNVRRHEEVWAAVAAARRDGGPS